A section of the Paenibacillus yonginensis genome encodes:
- a CDS encoding NAD(P)/FAD-dependent oxidoreductase yields MMYDCLIIGGGMAGLQAAIQLGRYSVHRILVVDAGKGRSTLCREYHNLLGFPDGISGEELRSRGRRQAESFGVEFAEDRIVQAEKAGEGFRFTGAAGRRYESRTVLLATGLLDRYPDIPGLETTFGRSVYVCPDCDGYEIQDRDTLVIGSGNPGADMALLMAERARSLIYINHEKTHVDEEKHRLMHQAGIRYMEQEVTEIIHENDGYIQGAMLEDGSLVEAERGFIAFGGNHVHSELAEQLGVELHHNRHVEANPRSKMTNVEHVWAAGDLGVHSELVTAAMGDGAIAAVWINKTLRKLKQEQTGS; encoded by the coding sequence ATGATGTATGATTGCTTGATCATAGGAGGAGGTATGGCAGGGCTGCAGGCGGCCATCCAGCTAGGCCGCTATTCCGTCCATCGGATTCTTGTGGTAGATGCGGGAAAAGGCCGCTCTACGTTGTGCCGGGAGTATCACAACCTGCTTGGTTTCCCGGACGGGATTTCCGGCGAGGAGCTGCGGAGCAGGGGCAGACGGCAGGCCGAGTCATTTGGGGTTGAGTTTGCGGAAGATCGGATTGTGCAGGCCGAGAAGGCCGGGGAAGGCTTCCGGTTCACCGGGGCTGCAGGCCGCCGCTATGAATCCCGTACCGTACTGCTGGCCACCGGTCTGTTGGACCGTTATCCGGACATTCCTGGGCTGGAGACAACCTTCGGGCGCAGCGTCTATGTGTGCCCGGATTGTGACGGCTATGAAATTCAGGATCGGGACACGCTGGTTATCGGATCGGGCAATCCAGGCGCCGACATGGCGCTGCTCATGGCTGAACGGGCCAGAAGCCTGATCTACATTAATCATGAGAAAACCCATGTGGATGAGGAGAAACACCGTCTGATGCATCAAGCCGGTATTCGTTACATGGAGCAGGAAGTGACCGAGATTATTCATGAAAATGATGGATACATCCAGGGCGCCATGCTGGAAGACGGCTCCTTGGTGGAGGCCGAGCGGGGGTTCATCGCTTTTGGCGGCAACCATGTCCATTCGGAGTTGGCAGAGCAGCTTGGGGTTGAACTCCATCACAATCGGCACGTGGAGGCGAATCCCCGTTCCAAAATGACGAATGTGGAACACGTGTGGGCTGCCGGCGATCTTGGCGTCCATTCCGAGCTCGTTACGGCAGCCATGGGAGACGGGGCTATTGCGGCGGTCTGGATCAACAAAACGCTTCGCAAGCTGAAGCAGGAACAAACAGGCAGCTGA
- a CDS encoding GNAT family N-acetyltransferase, with protein MSELIYEIKDAELSDLGRIVEIYNSTIEGRQVTADLETITTESRVPWFEQHSPEHRPLWVLTIDGHIAAWLSFQSFYGRPAYLGTAEISIYIAEEYRSKGLGSVLVRHAINKCPEIGVHTLLGFVFGHNEPSLRLLRKFGFETWGHLPRVANMDGIERDLIIVGLRVAE; from the coding sequence ATGTCAGAACTTATTTATGAAATCAAAGACGCTGAGCTCAGCGATCTGGGGAGAATCGTCGAGATCTACAATTCGACAATTGAGGGGCGTCAGGTTACAGCCGATCTGGAGACGATTACGACCGAGAGCCGGGTTCCCTGGTTCGAGCAGCACAGTCCGGAACACCGTCCGTTATGGGTGCTGACGATTGACGGGCATATCGCGGCCTGGCTCAGCTTCCAGTCTTTCTATGGAAGACCGGCGTATCTGGGAACGGCGGAGATCAGCATATATATTGCCGAAGAATACCGTTCAAAGGGGCTTGGCAGCGTTCTCGTACGTCATGCGATTAACAAATGCCCGGAGATCGGCGTACATACCCTGCTCGGATTTGTGTTCGGCCATAACGAGCCAAGCCTGCGGCTGCTTCGCAAATTCGGCTTTGAAACCTGGGGCCATTTGCCGAGGGTGGCGAATATGGACGGTATTGAAAGAGATTTGATCATCGTAGGGCTGCGGGTAGCAGAATAA
- the ltrA gene encoding group II intron reverse transcriptase/maturase, with protein sequence MKVTETGAKGSQLLTEDSLQKNSAEHEGYAGVHSPARITETDDTNATESKDRLLEKIVSRDNLNEAFKRVKANKGSHGIDGMGVDELLQYLRDNGETIKQLILGGKYRPNPVRRVEIPKENGKKRNLGIPTVVDRVIQQAIAQVLTPIYERQFSDNSYGFRPKRSAHHAMKRSQQYVQEGYRYVVDMDLEKYFDTVNQSKLIEVLSRTIKDGRVISLIHKYLRAGVVVKHKFEDTEIGVPQGGNLSPILSNIMLNELDKELEARGHRFVRYADDMLIFCRSRRSAERTLTKILPYIEKKLFLKVNREKTIVDDATKVKFLGFSFYQSKGETRVRIHPKSVSKMKAKVKELTSRSNGMGNTDRALKLRRYIMGWVNYFKLADMKQLLQTTDKWMRRRIRMVFWKQWKRVRTKLERLISLGIHEQKAWEYANTRKGYWRISNSPILSKSLGNNRLKNLGFLFFSDYYRQVTAHS encoded by the coding sequence ATGAAAGTTACCGAAACAGGAGCCAAGGGCAGCCAACTTCTAACGGAAGACTCTTTGCAAAAGAATAGTGCGGAACACGAAGGATATGCGGGAGTGCACAGTCCTGCGAGGATAACCGAAACCGACGACACCAACGCAACCGAGTCGAAGGACCGGTTGCTTGAGAAAATCGTTAGCAGGGACAACTTGAACGAAGCATTCAAGAGAGTCAAAGCGAACAAGGGATCGCACGGAATCGACGGGATGGGAGTAGATGAACTTCTACAATATCTCAGAGACAACGGCGAGACCATCAAGCAACTGATCTTGGGCGGCAAGTACCGCCCGAATCCCGTTCGAAGGGTAGAGATTCCCAAAGAGAACGGAAAGAAGAGAAACCTTGGCATCCCAACAGTGGTTGACCGAGTCATCCAGCAGGCAATCGCCCAAGTGCTTACGCCAATTTATGAGAGGCAGTTTTCAGACAACAGCTACGGATTCCGACCCAAACGGAGCGCACACCACGCGATGAAACGAAGCCAACAATACGTGCAAGAGGGATATCGTTACGTGGTGGATATGGACTTGGAGAAATACTTTGACACCGTCAACCAAAGCAAGCTTATCGAGGTGCTTTCAAGAACGATCAAAGACGGACGAGTGATCTCGCTCATCCATAAGTATCTCCGGGCGGGAGTCGTCGTGAAGCATAAGTTTGAGGACACGGAAATCGGCGTACCGCAGGGAGGGAACCTAAGTCCGATTCTCAGCAATATCATGCTGAATGAATTGGACAAGGAACTGGAAGCAAGAGGACATCGATTCGTGCGATACGCAGACGATATGCTCATATTCTGCCGGAGCAGGAGGAGTGCGGAGCGTACCCTGACGAAAATTCTCCCTTACATCGAGAAGAAGTTGTTTCTCAAGGTAAACCGGGAGAAAACGATTGTGGACGATGCGACAAAAGTTAAATTTCTTGGCTTCTCATTCTACCAGAGCAAAGGGGAAACGCGGGTCAGAATCCATCCCAAATCCGTATCCAAGATGAAAGCTAAAGTGAAAGAGCTAACGTCGAGAAGCAACGGAATGGGCAACACCGACCGGGCGCTGAAGCTTAGGCGTTACATCATGGGATGGGTAAATTATTTCAAGCTTGCTGACATGAAACAACTACTCCAAACCACTGATAAATGGATGAGAAGGCGTATCCGAATGGTCTTCTGGAAGCAATGGAAACGAGTGAGGACGAAACTCGAAAGGCTTATATCGCTCGGAATTCATGAACAGAAGGCGTGGGAATACGCAAACACAAGAAAGGGCTATTGGAGAATCTCCAATAGCCCAATCCTCTCGAAGTCCCTCGGTAACAATAGGCTGAAGAACCTCGGATTCCTTTTCTTTTCTGATTATTATCGACAAGTTACTGCGCATTCCTAA
- a CDS encoding MFS transporter, whose product MRPIFTRLKGNSRGSLAFEPLFLIPYSMFTTYATLYMYELGLTETAIGLITTIGLIVQVFSSLISGYLTDRMGRKGAILYFDLLSWTLATLLWAVSHNFWLFVTAALLNGFQRVPNTAFYCLIVEDSKPHERTYVFTLLQIISVIGGLFAPLGGLLVAHYGLVSGVRIMYVLACILMTIQFIGRHLTTRETEIGLRKMKETRELGFKEILMDYWGSIGEILRSRSLLLIFGVYILFNFQATLKTTYLSLYLADYLHIGSGIISLFPAVSSAVMLLALWLIMPKISSSAETRAMTAGFLLSVASNVMLVVYPTGSLVWVGISTVLSAVGLMISSPYLEAAVQNAIDDEKRAKMFSMLSVFILLLTSPAGIIGGWAYTIDPRIPLWLVSAAFAGSALLIMLYRRGKKSGIGKFCRLRIG is encoded by the coding sequence ATGAGACCTATTTTTACCCGGCTTAAAGGGAACAGCCGGGGAAGTCTGGCCTTCGAGCCGCTTTTTCTGATTCCTTACAGCATGTTTACCACCTACGCTACTTTGTATATGTACGAGTTGGGATTAACGGAGACCGCCATCGGTTTAATTACGACGATCGGTTTGATCGTGCAGGTTTTCTCCTCTCTGATCAGCGGTTATTTGACGGACCGGATGGGCAGAAAAGGGGCAATTCTGTATTTCGACCTGCTCAGCTGGACATTGGCCACGCTGCTATGGGCCGTCTCGCATAACTTCTGGCTGTTTGTCACTGCTGCACTGCTGAATGGATTCCAGCGTGTCCCGAATACGGCTTTCTACTGCCTGATCGTCGAGGATTCCAAACCACATGAACGGACTTATGTATTTACGCTGCTGCAGATTATTAGTGTAATCGGAGGATTGTTTGCTCCGCTGGGCGGACTTCTTGTCGCCCATTACGGATTGGTGAGCGGCGTACGGATCATGTACGTGCTGGCCTGCATCCTGATGACAATTCAATTTATCGGCCGTCATTTGACGACCCGGGAGACAGAAATCGGTCTTCGGAAGATGAAGGAAACCCGGGAGCTGGGATTCAAAGAAATCCTGATGGATTACTGGGGATCGATTGGGGAAATTCTGCGCAGCAGAAGCCTGCTGCTGATCTTCGGGGTTTATATCCTGTTTAATTTCCAGGCTACACTTAAAACGACTTACCTATCCCTGTATCTTGCAGACTATCTACATATTGGAAGTGGCATTATATCTCTGTTCCCGGCCGTTTCTTCGGCCGTCATGCTGCTGGCCTTATGGCTGATCATGCCGAAGATTTCATCCTCAGCGGAGACGCGGGCCATGACTGCCGGCTTCTTGTTGTCCGTTGCGTCCAATGTCATGCTGGTGGTTTATCCGACCGGCAGCCTGGTTTGGGTGGGCATCAGCACCGTGCTGTCGGCAGTCGGGCTAATGATCAGTTCGCCTTATCTGGAAGCGGCTGTCCAGAATGCGATTGACGATGAGAAGAGGGCCAAGATGTTCTCCATGCTTTCTGTGTTTATTTTGCTGCTCACCTCTCCTGCCGGTATTATTGGCGGCTGGGCTTATACGATTGATCCGCGTATCCCGCTTTGGCTGGTAAGCGCCGCTTTTGCCGGCTCCGCTCTACTTATTATGCTGTACAGGAGAGGAAAAAAAAGCGGAATCGGCAAATTCTGCCGCTTAAGAATCGGGTAG
- a CDS encoding hemolysin family protein: protein MDIIKLITVILLILCTAFFVASEYSVIRVRISRIDQLAAAGNKKAAAVQNILSKLDEYLSACQLGNTLTALALGWLGESTIEHLLAPVFELLHVPASIESVLSFLIAFMLLTFFEVVVGELVPKSFAIQMAEPMAMFFSRPLIIFYKITYPINWFLSRSSRLITGWFGVKPAGEHETVQTEAELRLALSEGYKSGQINPFEYRYLNNIFELDKLAVQGIMVPRTEIKSVPRDMRLADFLENENSSRFAYYPVTLNHDKDRIVGIVDTRELLGSFIRRQSVGSELVGQFSKPVIHVIDTIRAQNLLLKMQQEGIKMAVLQDEFGGTTGIVTIEDIIESIIGEIGDEPYSPDQEDEIIKLEEGLYRINPKVPLHEINNRLHAELETGEAHTLGGWMLTRKYDIAAGGSLRSRKYIFTVKEMDRGQLKWIEARRLSREEQADISK, encoded by the coding sequence ATGGACATCATCAAACTAATCACGGTCATTTTGCTTATTTTATGTACGGCTTTTTTTGTAGCATCCGAATATTCGGTCATCCGGGTGCGAATATCGCGAATCGATCAGCTGGCGGCAGCGGGGAACAAGAAAGCGGCGGCCGTTCAAAACATTCTAAGCAAGCTGGACGAATATCTGTCAGCCTGTCAGCTGGGCAACACCTTAACCGCCCTGGCTTTGGGCTGGCTCGGGGAATCTACGATTGAGCATTTGCTTGCGCCGGTCTTCGAGCTGCTGCACGTCCCGGCATCCATTGAATCCGTGCTTTCCTTTCTTATAGCGTTTATGCTGCTGACTTTCTTTGAGGTGGTGGTCGGCGAGCTTGTGCCAAAATCTTTTGCGATTCAGATGGCTGAGCCGATGGCGATGTTTTTCAGCCGGCCGCTCATTATTTTCTATAAAATCACTTATCCGATCAACTGGTTTCTAAGCCGTTCATCCCGCCTGATTACCGGCTGGTTCGGGGTTAAGCCGGCCGGAGAACACGAAACGGTGCAGACGGAAGCGGAGCTGCGGCTGGCGCTATCTGAGGGCTACAAAAGCGGACAGATCAATCCCTTTGAATACCGTTATCTGAACAACATATTTGAACTGGACAAACTGGCCGTGCAGGGCATTATGGTTCCGAGAACCGAGATCAAGTCGGTTCCCCGGGATATGCGGCTGGCGGATTTCCTGGAAAATGAGAATAGCTCGCGTTTTGCTTATTATCCGGTTACCCTCAATCATGACAAGGACCGGATTGTAGGGATCGTGGATACACGCGAGCTGCTCGGAAGTTTTATTCGCAGGCAGTCGGTCGGTTCCGAACTGGTCGGCCAATTCTCCAAACCTGTCATTCATGTGATTGACACAATTAGAGCCCAGAATTTGCTGCTGAAGATGCAGCAAGAAGGCATCAAAATGGCGGTGCTGCAGGACGAGTTTGGCGGAACGACAGGGATCGTCACCATTGAGGATATCATCGAAAGCATTATCGGCGAGATTGGGGACGAGCCTTATTCGCCCGATCAGGAAGATGAGATCATCAAGCTGGAAGAAGGCTTATACCGAATCAATCCCAAAGTCCCGCTGCATGAAATCAATAACCGGCTGCATGCAGAACTGGAAACCGGCGAGGCCCATACGCTCGGGGGCTGGATGCTGACCCGGAAATACGATATTGCAGCGGGCGGCAGTCTCCGTTCGCGAAAATATATCTTCACCGTCAAGGAGATGGACCGCGGCCAATTAAAGTGGATCGAAGCCCGTCGGTTGTCTCGAGAGGAGCAGGCCGATATAAGCAAATGA
- a CDS encoding TIGR03943 family putative permease subunit: protein MNVSPSSRLHDGFQAVLMFALAFYIGSLVKTDALHYYLAPRMEKWILLCPILLGLMAVFTAYRAIAPEDDPAVCGCNHEMPKSAFKRGAIYVLFLLPVAFGALLPNRALGSAAASTKGFSLTSPLQDEHVSKEKAALRPAAGEAAQQAASKPKSAKTAAQPAKVFAAPDAYNEEFARLATLLYAEPVINVTPDIYSETIGAIELFKEDFIGKSISLTGFVYKDDSLGQSDGEFAVGRFLVLCCTADALPFGVMVKSPANAASFDKDTWVKVTGKINLETISGQQVLRIDASSINAAAPPSIPYVYPSADSVAAFEQDQQAQ, encoded by the coding sequence ATGAACGTTTCCCCTTCATCCAGACTGCATGACGGCTTTCAGGCCGTTCTGATGTTTGCTTTGGCTTTCTACATTGGCAGTCTGGTCAAAACTGATGCACTTCATTACTACCTGGCCCCCCGCATGGAAAAATGGATCCTGCTCTGTCCGATTCTGCTCGGGCTTATGGCCGTATTTACCGCTTACCGGGCGATTGCGCCGGAGGATGACCCGGCGGTCTGCGGCTGCAATCACGAGATGCCCAAATCCGCGTTTAAGAGAGGCGCTATATATGTGCTGTTCCTGCTGCCTGTCGCCTTCGGCGCTTTGCTGCCCAACCGCGCCCTTGGCAGCGCGGCTGCTTCGACTAAAGGCTTCTCGCTGACCTCCCCGCTTCAGGATGAGCATGTCAGCAAAGAGAAAGCCGCTCTCAGACCGGCTGCTGGAGAAGCGGCGCAGCAGGCTGCATCCAAACCCAAATCTGCCAAAACGGCAGCTCAACCGGCCAAGGTCTTCGCTGCTCCAGATGCATATAACGAAGAGTTTGCCAGGCTTGCGACTCTTCTTTATGCGGAGCCGGTTATTAACGTCACCCCGGATATTTACTCCGAGACGATTGGAGCTATTGAACTGTTTAAAGAGGATTTCATCGGTAAATCGATTTCCTTGACCGGTTTTGTGTATAAAGACGATTCGCTCGGACAATCAGACGGCGAATTTGCCGTCGGACGGTTCCTTGTCTTATGCTGCACGGCGGATGCGCTTCCGTTTGGCGTTATGGTCAAATCGCCTGCCAATGCCGCTTCCTTTGACAAGGATACCTGGGTGAAAGTGACAGGGAAGATCAACCTGGAGACAATCAGCGGCCAGCAGGTGTTAAGAATAGATGCTTCGTCCATCAACGCTGCCGCGCCGCCTTCGATTCCTTACGTATATCCTAGTGCCGATTCCGTGGCTGCTTTTGAACAGGACCAGCAAGCACAGTGA
- a CDS encoding permease has translation MNAAAVLKRVSLLLPFSLFLACLIVMAPQINALAGSAGLATFKNHFLGIFLEAVPFILFGALVSSMIHLIMPEDFLARKWPKNPAAGIAMACLLGALFPVCECGMIPLVRRLVQKGMPAYVATVFLLSGPIVNPIVFGATALAFQGHPEMVYARLGIALFVASAAGFILYLTVRKNPLRYTLANSSGHQHTEVKWFGGGHSLKTRTAALFQHAADDFLDAGKYLIVGCLITAALQTFVSRDALAAYSSGPAASYAFMMGLGFILSLCSTSDAFVASTFMHTFSHGALLSFLVLGPMLDFKNMLMLLSAFKTKFVIGLMLIVPPLVLVGCLLTDRFLIS, from the coding sequence ATGAATGCTGCTGCGGTTTTAAAACGGGTTTCCCTGCTCCTCCCTTTCTCTTTATTTTTGGCTTGCCTGATCGTCATGGCGCCTCAAATAAACGCCTTGGCCGGCAGCGCCGGTTTGGCCACATTTAAAAATCATTTCCTTGGTATATTTCTCGAAGCGGTGCCTTTTATCCTTTTTGGAGCACTCGTTTCTTCTATGATTCATCTTATCATGCCGGAGGATTTCCTGGCGCGCAAATGGCCGAAAAATCCCGCAGCCGGCATTGCCATGGCCTGCCTGCTCGGGGCGCTGTTTCCCGTATGCGAATGCGGCATGATCCCCTTGGTCAGAAGGCTGGTGCAAAAAGGCATGCCCGCTTATGTGGCCACCGTTTTTCTGCTGTCCGGCCCGATCGTAAATCCGATCGTCTTTGGCGCGACCGCCCTGGCTTTCCAGGGGCACCCGGAGATGGTCTACGCACGGCTCGGCATCGCCCTATTCGTCGCTTCGGCTGCTGGCTTCATTTTATATTTGACCGTACGCAAGAATCCGCTCCGCTACACGCTGGCAAACAGCTCCGGTCATCAGCATACTGAGGTGAAATGGTTCGGCGGCGGCCACTCGCTGAAGACCCGGACGGCCGCCTTGTTCCAGCATGCCGCTGATGACTTCCTCGATGCGGGCAAATACCTGATCGTCGGCTGCTTGATCACTGCCGCTCTTCAGACCTTTGTCTCACGCGATGCGCTGGCTGCCTACAGCAGCGGGCCTGCAGCATCCTACGCCTTCATGATGGGGCTGGGCTTTATTTTATCGCTGTGCTCTACCTCGGACGCCTTCGTGGCCTCCACGTTTATGCATACCTTTTCGCATGGAGCCCTGTTGTCCTTTCTGGTGCTTGGACCTATGCTGGATTTCAAGAACATGCTGATGCTGCTCTCAGCCTTTAAAACCAAATTTGTGATCGGTCTGATGCTGATTGTCCCTCCCTTGGTGCTGGTCGGCTGTCTGCTTACGGACCGGTTCCTGATTTCTTAA
- a CDS encoding glucose-1-phosphate adenylyltransferase, translating to MKKEVVAMLLAGGQGKRLKGLTRSLAKPAVYFGGTYRIIDFPLSNCTHSGIDTVGVLTQYEPLVLHSYIGVGSDWDLDRRGGGVYVLPPHEREDGSSWYQGTADAIYRNLNFIEQFDPEHVLVLSGDHIYKMDYNEMLRFHKEKDSDCTISVIDVTVQEATRFGILNTREDLSIYEFEEKPQAPKSTLASMGIYLFKWDVLKRFLIEDKKIETSSYDFGKDIIPLLLANQKKLYAYPFDGYWKDVGTIQSLWQANMDLLCEEPELNLNDPFWRIYTKSPNQPAEFIAPDAKLSNCMINEGCVVHGEVKHSILFYGVEVGEGSVIKDSVIHPKVKIGRNVRIYKAIVNENMVIPDGTVIGSEDSDEIVLVNSDDPAVSPEAGREAMKR from the coding sequence ATGAAAAAAGAAGTCGTAGCTATGCTGTTAGCCGGCGGACAAGGGAAACGTCTGAAAGGGTTGACCCGGTCTCTCGCCAAGCCGGCGGTTTATTTTGGCGGCACCTACCGGATCATTGATTTCCCGCTTAGCAATTGCACCCATTCCGGCATCGACACGGTTGGCGTTCTGACTCAATACGAGCCGCTTGTCCTGCATTCCTATATCGGGGTAGGCAGCGATTGGGATCTGGACCGCAGGGGAGGCGGAGTTTACGTGCTGCCTCCGCATGAGAGGGAGGACGGAAGCAGCTGGTACCAGGGAACGGCAGATGCCATTTACCGGAACCTGAATTTTATCGAGCAATTCGACCCCGAACATGTGCTGGTCCTTTCCGGCGACCATATTTACAAAATGGATTATAACGAAATGCTCCGTTTCCATAAGGAGAAGGATTCGGACTGTACGATCTCCGTTATCGACGTAACGGTCCAGGAAGCAACGCGGTTCGGCATTCTGAATACCCGTGAGGATTTAAGTATTTACGAGTTTGAAGAGAAACCGCAAGCGCCCAAAAGCACGCTGGCTTCCATGGGCATCTATTTGTTCAAGTGGGATGTGCTGAAGCGATTTCTGATCGAAGACAAAAAGATTGAGACGTCTTCTTATGACTTCGGAAAGGATATTATTCCGCTCCTGCTGGCGAACCAGAAGAAGCTGTATGCTTATCCGTTTGACGGCTACTGGAAAGACGTTGGCACCATCCAAAGCCTTTGGCAAGCCAATATGGACCTGCTGTGCGAGGAGCCTGAGCTGAATTTGAACGATCCTTTCTGGCGCATATATACGAAAAGCCCTAACCAGCCGGCCGAGTTTATCGCTCCGGACGCAAAGCTGAGCAATTGCATGATTAATGAAGGCTGCGTTGTTCACGGCGAAGTGAAGCATTCGATCTTATTTTACGGCGTAGAGGTGGGGGAAGGCAGCGTGATCAAAGATTCCGTGATTCATCCGAAAGTGAAAATCGGACGAAACGTCCGTATTTATAAAGCGATCGTCAATGAGAACATGGTGATTCCGGACGGAACCGTTATCGGTTCTGAAGACTCGGACGAAATCGTGCTGGTCAACTCCGATGACCCGGCAGTCAGCCCGGAAGCCGGAAGAGAGGCGATGAAACGATGA
- the glgD gene encoding glucose-1-phosphate adenylyltransferase subunit GlgD, whose translation MKDLIGVINLDDELDQLNELTYFRCGAAVPFAGRYRLIDFVLSNMTNAGIVDIALFVRRKYRSLMDHLGEGKSWDLDRNHGGLFILPPDWNDPTDISLGDLQHVHNNLDFFYRSSGSCMVHSGSRHISKVNLREVYKQHKESGADITLVYKPVAELRPEHEACLRIEADEQGQVTDIHHELNHPNVYMELFIMDKYKYLELVKDCIAHGKSQFFRDAIQENRDRLKIGAYRYTGYHAVINSVESYFANSMELLQREPYEDLFRENPIRTKIKYEVPAKYLEQADVRGSLVANGCMIAGQVENSILFRGVQVGKGARISNSILMQKCIIEENAVIENVIMDKDVHLSRGVTLVGDSRKPFVIAKSSHI comes from the coding sequence ATGAAGGATTTGATCGGTGTCATTAATTTGGACGATGAGCTGGACCAGTTGAATGAACTGACCTATTTTCGCTGCGGCGCGGCCGTGCCTTTTGCCGGACGTTACCGGCTGATCGATTTTGTGTTGTCCAATATGACTAACGCCGGAATTGTCGATATCGCTTTGTTTGTCCGCCGGAAATACCGCTCGTTGATGGACCATTTGGGGGAAGGGAAATCGTGGGATCTGGACCGCAATCACGGCGGATTGTTCATTTTGCCTCCTGACTGGAACGACCCGACGGACATTTCATTAGGGGATCTGCAGCATGTCCACAACAATCTGGATTTCTTCTACCGCAGTTCGGGCAGCTGTATGGTGCATTCCGGAAGCCGCCATATCAGCAAAGTCAATCTGCGCGAGGTCTATAAGCAGCATAAGGAAAGCGGCGCGGATATTACCCTCGTATACAAACCGGTTGCAGAGCTCCGTCCGGAGCACGAAGCCTGCCTCAGGATTGAAGCGGATGAGCAGGGCCAAGTGACCGATATTCATCACGAGCTTAATCATCCGAACGTGTACATGGAATTGTTTATCATGGACAAATATAAATATTTAGAGCTGGTCAAGGACTGTATCGCCCATGGAAAAAGTCAGTTCTTCCGGGATGCCATCCAGGAGAACCGGGATCGTCTGAAGATCGGAGCCTACAGATACACCGGCTATCATGCCGTGATCAATTCGGTCGAAAGCTATTTCGCCAACAGCATGGAGCTGCTGCAGCGGGAGCCCTATGAAGACCTGTTCCGGGAGAACCCGATCCGTACCAAAATCAAATATGAGGTTCCGGCCAAATATCTGGAGCAAGCGGATGTCAGAGGTTCGCTGGTAGCGAACGGCTGCATGATTGCCGGCCAGGTCGAGAACAGCATCCTCTTTCGCGGGGTTCAGGTCGGCAAGGGAGCCCGCATATCCAATTCCATTCTGATGCAGAAATGCATCATTGAAGAGAACGCGGTGATTGAGAATGTCATTATGGATAAAGATGTCCATTTGTCCCGTGGAGTAACGCTTGTGGGAGATTCCAGGAAACCGTTTGTCATTGCGAAGAGCAGCCATATTTAA